The Filimonas lacunae genomic sequence GACTTAGCGAAGAGCGGAGTCGGCAGCTACTGGATTACTTACAGCTTCAGCAACAGCGATGGCTGTACAGATACCACGGGTGCTGCTATCACGATCCATGCGTTACCAACTGCGACTATCGCTTACGGCACTTATTGTGCAAGAGACAGCGCGGAAGTAACCTTGACAGGTGCAACTGGTGGTAGCTACACTTCTACCAGTGGCCTGGTGATTAATAAAACAAGCGGTACCGTAGACTTAGCGAAGAGCGGAGTAGGCAGCTACTGGATTACTTACAGCTTCAGCAACAGCGATGGCTGTACGGATACTACCGGTGCTGCTATCACGATCCATGCGTTACCAACTGCAAGCATAGCTTATGGTACTTATTGTGCAAGAGACAGCGCGGAAGTAACCTTGACAGGTGCAACTGGCGGTAGCTTCACCTCAACGAGTGGCCTGGTGATTAATAAAACAAGCGGTACTGTAGATTAGCGAAGAGCACTGTTGGAGCATACTGGATTACTACAGCTTCAGCAACAGCGATGGCTGTACAGATACTACCGGTGCTGCTATCACGATCCATGCTTTACCAACGGCGACTATCGCTTACGGCACTTATTGTGCAAGGGATAGTGCGGAAGTAACCTTGACAGGTGCAACTGGTGGTCAATATACCTCAACGAGTGGCCTGGTGATCAATAAAACAAGCGGTACTGTAGACTTAGCGAAGAGCGGAGTAGGCAGCTACTGGATTACTTACAGCTTCAGCAACAGCGATGGCTGTACAGATACCACGGGTGCTGCTATCACGATCCATGCTTTACCAACCGCGACTATCGCTTACGGCACTTATTGTGCAAGGGATAGCGCGGAAGTAACCTTGACAGGTGCAACTGGCGGTAGCTTCACCTCAACGAGTGGCCTGGTGATTAATAAAACAAGCGGTACTGTAGACTTAGCGAAGAGCACTGTTGGAGCATACTGGATTACTTACAGCTTCAGCAACAGCGATGGCTGTACGATACTACCGGTGCTGCTATCACGATCCATGCTTTACCAACCGCGACTATCGCTTATGGTACTTATTGTGCAAGGGATAGTGCAGAAGTAACCTTAACGGGTGCAACTGGTGGTAGCTTCACCTCAACGAGTGGCCTGGTGATCAATAAAACAAGCGGTACTGTAGACTTAGCGAAGAGCGGAGTAGGCAGCTACTGGATTACTTACAGCTTCAGCAACAGCGATGGCTGTACGGATACTACCGGTGCTTCGATCACGATCCATGCGTTACCAACTGCGACTATCGCTTACGGCACTTATTGTGCAAGGGATAGTGCAGAAGTAACCTTGACAGGTGCAACTGGTGGTCAATATACCTCAACGAGTGGCCTGGTGATTAATAAAACAAGCGGTACTGTAGACTTAGTGAAGAGCGGAGTCGGCAGCTACTGGATTACCTACAGCTTCAGCAACAGCGATGGCTGTACGGATACTACCGGTGCTTCGATTACGATCCATGCTTTACCAACTGCGACTATCGCTTACGGCACTTATTGTGCAAGAGACAGCGCGGAAGTAACCTTGACAGGTGCAACTGGTGGTAGCTACACTTCTACCAGTGGCCTGGTGATTAATAAAACAAGCGGTACCGTAGACTTAGCGAAGAGCGGAGTAGGCAGCTACTGGATTACTTACAGCTTCAGCAACAGCGATGGCTGTACGGATACTACCGGTGCTGCTATCACGATCCATGCGTTACCAACTGCAAGCATGGCTTATGGTACTTATTGTGCAAGAGACAGCGCGGAAGTAACCTTGACAGGTGCAACTGGTGGTCAATATACCTCAACGAGTGGCCTGGTGATTAATAAAACAAGCGGTACTGTAGACTTAGCGAAGAGCGGAGTCGGCAGCTACTGGATTACTTACAGCTTCAGCAACAGCGATGGCTGTACGGATACTACCGGTGCTTCGATTACGATCCATGCGTTACCAACTGCAAGCATAGCTTATGGTACTTATTGTGCAAGGGATAGTGCAGAAGTAACCTTAACGGGTGCAACTGGCGGTAGCTTCACCTCAACGAGTGGCCTGGTGATTAATAAAACAAGCGGTACTGTAGACTTAGTGAAGAGCGGAGTAGGCAGCTACTGGATTACTTACAGCTTCAGCAACAGCGATGGCTGTACGGATACTACCGGTGCTTCGATTACGATCCATGCGTTACCAACTGCAAGCATAGCTTATGGTACTTATTGTGCAAGGGATAGTGCAGAAGTAACCTTAACGGGTGCAACTGGCGGTAGCTTCACCTCAACGAGTGGCCTGGTGATTAATAAAACAAGCGGTACTGTAGACTTAGTGAAGAGCGGAGTAGGCAGCTACTGGATTACTTACAGCTTCAGCAACAGCGATGGCTGTACAGATACTACCGGTGCTGCTATCACGATCCATGCGTTACCAACTGCGACTATCGCTTACGGCACTTATTGTGCAAGGGATAGTGCAGAAGTAACCTTGACAGGTGCAACTGGCGGTCAATATACCTCAACGAGTGGCCTGGTGATTAATAAAACAAGCGGTACTGTAGACTTAGCGAAGAGCACTGTTGGAGCATACTGGATTACTTACAGCTTCAGCAACAGCGATGGCTGTACAGATACTACCGGTGCTGCTATCACGATCCATGCTTTACCAACCGCGACTATCGCTTACGGCACTTATTGTGCAAGAGATAGCGCGGAAGTAACCTTGACAGGTGCAACTGGCGGTAGCTTCACCTCAACGAGTGGCCTGGTGATTAATAAAACAAGCGGTACTGTAGACTTAGCGAAGAGCACTGTTGGAGCATACTGGATTACTTACAGCTTCAGCAACAGCGATGGCTGTACAGATACTACCGGTGCTGCTATCACGATCCATGCTTTACCAACCGCGACTATCGCTTATGGTACTTATTGTGCAAGGGATAGTGCAGAAGTAACCTTGACAGGTGCAACTGGTGGTCAATATACCTCAACGAGTGGCCTGGTGATCAATAAAACAAGCGGTACTGTAGACTTAGCGAAGAGCGGAGTAGGCAGCTACTGGATTACTTACAGCTTCAGCAACAGCGATGGCTGTACAGATACCACGGGTGCTGCTATCACGATCCATGCGTTACCAACTGCGACTATCGCTTACGGCACTTATTGTGCAAGAGACAGCGCGGAAGTAACCTTGACAGGTGCAACTGGCGGTCAATATACCTCAACGAGTGGCCTGGTGATTAATAAAACAAGCGGTACTGTAGACTTAGCGAAGAGCACTGTTGGAGCATACTGGATTACTTACAGCTTCAGCAACAGCGATGGCTGTACAGATACCACGGGTGCTGCTATCACGATCCATGCTTTACCAACCGCGACTATCGCTTATGGTACTTATTGTGCAAGGGATAGTGCAGAAGTAACCTTAACGGGTGCAACTGGCGGTAGCTTCACCTCAACGAGTGGCCTGGTGATTAATAAAACAAGCGGTACTGTAGATTTAGCGAAGAGCACTGTTGGAGCATACTGGATTACCTACAGCTTCAGCAACAGCGATGGCTGTACAGATACTACCGGTGCTTCGATCACGATCCATGCTTTACCAACCGCGACTATCGCTTATGGTACTTATTGTGCAAGGGATAGTGCAGAAGTAACCTTGACAGGTGCAACTGGTGGTCAATATACCTCAACGAGTGGCCTGGTGATTAATAAAACAAGCGGTACTGTAGACTTAGCGAAGAGCGGAGTAGGCAGCTACTGGATTACTTACAGCTTCAGCAACAGCGATGGCTGTACAGATACCACGGGTGCTGCTATCACGATCCATGCGTTACCAACTGCGACTATCGCTTACGGCACTTATTGTGCAAGAGACAGCGCGGAAGTAACCTTGACAGGTGCAACTGGTGGTAGCTACACTTCTACCAGTGGCCTGGTGATTAATAAAACAAGCGGTACCGTAGACTTAGCGAAGAGCGGAGTAGGCAGCTACTGGATTACTTACAGCTTCAGCAACAGCGATGGCTGTACGGATACTACCGGTGCTGCTATCACGATCCATGCGTTACCAACTGCAAGCATAGCTTATGGTACTTATTGTGCAAGAGACAGCGCGGAAGTAACCTTGACAGGTGCAACTGGCGGTAGCTTCACCTCAACGAGTGGCCTGGTGATTAATAAAACAAGCGGTACTGTAGATTTAGCGAAGAGCACTGTTGGAGCATACTGGATTACCTACAGCTTCAGCAACAGCGATGGCTGTACAGATACTACCGGTGCTGCTATCACGATCCATGCTTTACCAACGGCGACTATCGCTTACGGCACTTATTGTGCAAGGGATAGTGCGGAAGTAACCTTGACAGGTGCAACTGGTGGTCAATATACCTCAACGAGTGGCCTGGTGATCAATAAAACAAGCGGTACTGTAGACTTAGCGAAGAGCGGAGTAGGCAGCTACTGGATTACTTACAGCTTCAGCAACAGCGATGGCTGTACAGATACTACCGGTGCTGCTATCACGATCCATGCTTTACCAACCGCGACTATCGCTTACGGCACTTATTGTGCAAGGGATAGCGCGGAAGTAACCTTGACAGGTGCAACTGGCGGTAGCTTCACCTCAACGAGTGGCCTGGTGATTAATAAAACAAGCGGTACTGTAGACTTAGCGAAGAGCGGAGTAGGCAGCTACTGGATTACTTACAGCTTCAGCAACAGCGATGGCTGTACGGATACTACAGGATCAAGCATTGTTATCAATGCATTACCAGTGGTACCAGTCATCACAGGCGCATCCAGCGTATGTATCAACAGTACTACTCAGTTGACCAATGCAGTAAGCGGTGGTGTATGGAGCAGCAGCGATACCACTGTAGCAACTATCAGCAACACAGGCTTAGTGAAAGCGGTAGGCAAAGGCGATATCGTAATCACCTACACCGTAACAAACACAAGTGGTTGCTCAAGCGACACAACATTCCAGTTAAGCACACTGCCAATACCTGCATTCTCAGCCAGCGGAAACAGCATCTTATGCTATGGAAGCACAACAGGTGAAATCACAATCAATGCGGTAGAAACAGGCTTGGTATACGCACTCAATGGTGGAACATATCAGTCAGAAAATGTGTTCAAATCGCTGACAGCAGGTACTTATACGGTAGCGGCTAAAAATGCAGCAGGTTGTGTGGTAACACAAACGGTGTCTATTACTCAGCCGGATTCGCTGAAACTGACAGATAACATTGTAAGAGTGGGTTGTCATTCTTCAGCTACAGGTGCGGTGAACGTGGCCATCGAAGGTGGTGTGGCACCATACAGCTACGCATGGAGCAACGGAGCTACTACTCAAAACATTAGTGAGTTAATAGCTGGTACTTATACTATCACAGTAAAAGACGCCAACGGATGTATCGATTCACTGAAAGCGGTAGTAACAGAAGTGATCAGCGTGTTTGATGTACAAGCGCCTGTTACATTGGCAAATGGCCAGGTGCGCGTAACGGGTACAACAATACCAGGTGCGAACGTAGCTGTGATTTACCCGAATGTATCAATCAACAAAGCCACTGCAGGTGCTGACGGAAGTTTTGCGGTAACTGCTACACCAGGTGTAAGTTCGGGAAGTGTAATTGTAACGGTAACAGACCCGGTAACAGGAATCACTTGTTCTAAAACCATGCAGTATGTAGATGCTTCACAGTCAGATGTGGCAATTACTAAAACACTGGTGTCTAAAGGAAAAGTAACAGTAGGCTCTTACGTAACGTTTGTAATCACTGCTACAGGTAAAGGCCCGGATGATGCTACCAATGTAGTAGTAACAGATCCGCTGGTGTCCTTGCTGGATGGTGTAGATTCTGTTTCAACAACAAGAGGAACTGTGTCTTACAACTCAGTAACCAAGAAACTGGAATGGGTTATCGATACGTTACATGCAGATTCTTCTATCACACTTTCGTTCCGTGTAAGAGTAGTGGCTGCGGGTACACTGGAAAACACAGCAACTATCAAAGCGAACGAAAAAGATCCGGATACAGAAAACAACACAGCATCAAGTGAGCCGGTGATTGTGCTGAAAGATTTCTACATCCCTAACGTTATTACGCCAAACGGCAACGGTAAAAACGACATGTTTGTAATACCAGGTGTGCCTTCTAATGTGAGAATGGACCTGATCATCTTTAACAGATGGGGTAACGAAGTGTATCATAACAGAAACTATGATAACACATGGGATGGTAAAGGATTGGCAGCAGGTGTTTACTACTATGTATTAAAGATCATTGCACCAGATGGCGAAACACCATATAAAGGATACATACAATTGCTGAAATAAAGAACATAAAAGTCATTTTATGAAACGAAGTGTGTTGGGTTTAGTTTGTGTGCTGGTTATGAGTTTACATGCGTCGGCACAACAGGATGTTCAGTTTAGTCAGTACGTTTTTAACGGACTGACTATTAACCCGGCTTATGCGGGGTATAAGGAAGACCTGTACTTTAACGCTACCTACAGGCAGCAATGGGCAACTTTTCCGGGTGCGCCTAAAACAGGTACTATCTCGCTGGATGGCATCACTAATGCCCCGGAAGAAAGGGTAGGTGTTGGTGGACAAATTACCTGGGACAAACTAGGCCCGCAATCTTCGTTGTCATTAACAGGTTCTTACGCTTATCGTATTCCATTGGATTACGATAACGAAGAGCGTCTGGCCCTGGGTATTGGTTTTGCTTTAACGCAATACTCCCTGGATGGAACAGATTATAAATACCTGGATGATAATGATCCGGATATTCCATTGGGTAAAGTCACTAAATGGAAACCAGATGCCAGCTTTGGTGCTTATTATAGCAACCCCAACACTTATGTAGGGCTTTCGGTAATGAACTTGTTTGCACTGCCTGGGTCGCAAAAGCTGATTTTTGGCAATGGAACAACTTACACCACGCTGAGCAAAAAGCGCCATATTTATTTAACCGCCGGTACTATTTGGGAAGTGTCTGAAAGCATTGCCCTTAAACCTTCTATATTAATTAAGGAAGACTTTTTAGGACCTACCAGTGTAGACTTTAACACCTTTGTATTCCTGTCCGAAACTGTGTGGGCAGGCTTGAGTTATAGAACTGGTATGAAACTGTGGAATAAAGAAGCGCTGCAAACCAGTTTAAACTATAGCAACGCGTTAAGCCTGATGCTGGAAGTGTGGGCTACCGATCAATTAAGAATTGGTTACTCTTACGACTTCAATACCAATGGTGTTGGTAAATACCAGGCTGGATCGCATGAGTTGTCTATTGGTATGCTATTCCGTACCAAAGACCGGGAAATGCCTAAGATGTTTTAATAGCAAAGCTGCTAATAAAGAAACGGGGCTGTATTGTAAGCGCAATACAGCCCCGTTTATATTTAAATGTCACTTAATTTTTAATATCCCACCATACGGGTTGGGCGGTATAGCTGGCATCATATCCTCCTATAGCGGTTACATTGGCCGTGTTATAATCCCTTTCAATATAAGCTGTTTGAAAACGGCGAATCCAGTCTTTGGCACCTGAAAAGTTTACATGTACAAATTTGGGCTTTTTAAAGTCTTTGTACACACCGGCAACCTGGTCATAATCGCCGCTGCTGTTCAGACAGTAGTCGCATTTACGCATATCTGTCCATGCCTCAGGGTTCTGATACATTACAATATATTTCTGCATCATAATGTTGCTGAGTGTAATGGCGTCGCTTGTTTGTGCAACTGCTGCACTGTTTAAAAAAGCGTCACTGGTAGTAGTTGCTATCCCCATTTTATCCATATGAGCTTTTATCCCTGCTTTGTAAGCCGTTAAAGCATGGCCTTTATCTCCGCTTCTAAAAGCAGCCTCCGCTTCAATAAACTTAAGTTCGGCATAACTAATATATGCAAAGCGGGAATTCTTCTTATTAAAATAACTGCCTACCGGGTTACGGTAATTGATATCAGCAGTTGTAGGGGTTGTGGTAACGCTATCCAGGTCAACCGCTTTGCTATATTGTCCCGCCAGTGAACCGCTGGGGATTTTGTTTACCATCAGGCTCATACGCGGGTCTTCAATACCAGAGCCCCCTGTATAGGTGTTGCTAAGATAAGAAAGCAACAACTTGCCGTAGCGTATACTACTGTTACCATTGCTGGCTGTGGCGCTATAACTGTTCTCATATAATACATTCCATTCACCAGATACAGTGCTTTCCGTAAAAGTTTTAATTTCTGTGTCTTCGTTATTCGACTGGTACGACTGTGTTATCAGGGAGAGAATGGTGCTGGCGTCGTAATTGGATTTTTTAACCAGGTGATTTAATAAGCGGGCTTTTAAAGCGTAACCAAATTTAATCCACAGGTTCACATCCCCATTGTAAATATAATCGCCTTTAGATAAAGGGTAAGTAGTAGAAGGGGCTGCCGTTTGCAGTATTTTAATACCCTCGTCAATTTTAGTGAATAATTCAGGATACACGGTTTCTATGTTGTCAAAAGCTGGCGTAAGCGTGGTGGCACTTAATGCGTCTTTGTAAATCACCTCGCCGTACAAATCACTTATCCAGCTCCATCCAAAGGCCTCCAGCAACTTGCCTACACCTGCATACTGCATAGCACCAGCAGCCTCCGCCTCGCCATATAATTTATTAATGTTTACATATATGTAGCTATACCAGCCCTGCCAGCTGTTAATGTCAACGTTATTGGCCCATTCCCAGTTTTGTAGCTTGTAATAGTTGGTGGTACTTACTGCCGGACTGCCATATTGTTGTGTAATCATAGCAGTACGTGTTCCTGCACCCCCATAACGGTTGTGCATGTTAAACAAAATAGGAGGCAACCGTAAGTCCGGTGTGGTTGATGTAGGATTGTTAGGGTCTGTGTTTACATCAAAAAAGCTTTTCTTGCATGATGTAGTGGCTATGCTTAATGCTATTACAAACGAAAGGATAATCTTTTTCATAATTGCCTAGAATTTAATGTTAAAGCCAAGAGTGAAAGTTCTGGTAGGAGGGGTGCCAAGATAGTCCATACCCGATGAGCCGGAGCCGCCTGCCCCTGCCCCTGCTGCACTCACTTCCGGATCCATGCCTTTATAATTGGTAATTAAGAATACATTCTGAACTGCCAATAATAAATCCAGACTTTTTACAAAGGATAGTTTATTGGCCAGCAGTCTTTGTGGAAAGTGATAGCCCAATGCTACGCTACGCATTCTTAACCAGTTTACCTTAGTTATAAAATTGGGTGAGTGAAAAGCATAATAATTCACGTAATAGTTTTGATCCATTACCACCTCTTTTGAAAAATCCTGATACACCGGATCGGCAGTGGTACCCGTGTTAATGACTCCTTTCATCAAAACTGTTTGTCCGCGGTTTTCGGTCAGTTTGCTCATACCGGTATTCATCATTTCATATTCTGTTCCGTTAAACACATCGCCGCCAATACGGGCATCCAGCAAAAAGTTGAGGTTAAAGTTTTTGTAGGTGAAGTTATTATTCCAGCCCAGCAGCATATCCGGCTCGCGATCACCTATCATGGTAGCAGTGGCGGTAGAGGTAGTAGGCAAACCCGTAGTAGCATTTAATATCAGCTTTCCGGCATGCTCACCATTGGCCACCGTTTGCCATACATTACCACTCATGCCGAGGAACACTCCATTGTTAAACGAAGCAGCTTTGACATAGCCATACTGCGCTTCGGTTACATACAAAATAGGGATGGAGCCTGGCAGTTCCAGCACACGTCCATTGTTGTGAGAGATATTTACATTCGTGCTCCATTCAAAGCCTGCTTTTTTTACAGGTGTGGCACTGATAGCTATTTCAATGCCCTTATTCTCAATTTTACCTGCGTTTACATAACGGTAAATATAGCCCAACCCCTGGCTAACACGTGGTGATACAATCTGATCTTTACTCAGGTTACGATACCAGGTAAAGTCCAGGCCCACTTTATTATTAAACAACCGCAATTCGGTACCAAATTCTGTAGAAGTGGTAGTTTCAGGTTTTAAATTAGGATTGCCGGCAGTATAACTATCAATATAACCGCCTCCTAAGGTAGTCTGAGGTACATCCAGGGCCGTAGTGGTTTTATAAGGCGGCGCATCTTTACCTACCTGCGACCATGATGCACGTAACTTGCCAAATGAAAGTATGTTGCTTTTAGGTAGCAGTTCCGTAAAAATAAAACTGCCACTTACAGAGGGATAAAAGAACGAACGGTTTTGCTCAGGCAGGGTAGAAGACCAGTCATTACGCCCTGTAACATCTGCATAAGCAATGTTCCGGAATGCCAGTCGCAAGTCCCCATACACACCCACCAGTCTTCTCCGGCCAATACTTTGCTGAAACAGCTTATTGGCTACAGCCGAGTTGTTAATACTGATAAAATTAGGAACCAGGAAACCGGTAGCTACCCTGTAGTCAGTAGTACTATTATTCATTTCTGTGGTTTGTCCTAGCAACACATTCACATCAAAGTCTTTATTGATCTTTTTCTGTGCGGTAATTAAAAAGGTAGAAGACAACAGGCTTACTTCCCTATCGTTTTGCGAAATACCTCCTTTCTGTAAATCGCCCGATACAGCGGAACCGGGCATAGTAACACTGTTTATTTTAGTTACATAATAATCCAATCCCAGTTTATAAGAAAATTCTAACCAGCTCAATGGCTTTACCCTTGTAAAAGCAGCCCCGGTAAAACGGTTGGTTTTATCTGTAATAGGATTATTGTGTACCAGCCAGTAGGGGTTTTCAATATCATCAGCCAGATCTGATGAAGCCAGCAGCCTTTTCTTTGAACCATCTGCATGAAGGTAATCTGCCATATTATTATTACGCGGCCAGTCAACAGCTGCCATCATGTATCCCATGCCACTGCTGTTATACAAGCCACCACCGGTTAATGCCCGGGTAGTGGTAGTGTAGGTGTAACTGGCATTAGCTCCAAACGTAAACCAGCCCAGCTTTTGCTCACCGTTATAACGAAGTGCGGTTTTGCGGTAGTCTGTAGTAGGTACAGTTCCGGTTTGATCAAATCGTTGCGCCGATAAAAAATAGTTGCCGTTTTTAGAACCACCTGAAATGCTGATATTATTATCTATACCGTAACCGGTTTGGAAGAAATCCTGCAGGTTATTATAAACGGTGTCAGCACCAGTAAAGGCGCTGCCCCACGATAAATAGGAAGGTACAGTAGGAGTAATGGCATTTCCTTGCTTGAACTTATTTTGTTGCTGCGGCAGGCGTGCTACTCTGTTGGCGGAGAAGCGCGAACTAAGCGCAACCTGAGTAGTGCCTTCTTTTCCTTTTTTAGTGGTAATAACAATTGCTCCGGCGGCAGCACGTAAACCATATAGTGCAGCAGCCGACGGACCTTTTAATACAGAAATAGATTCTATATCGTCCGGGTTAATGTCCATAGCCCTGTTACCAAAACTGGCCGCCGCTGCCCCCATTTTATCATAAGCAGTATTACCTACCGGTGTAGAATTGTCAATAGGTATCCCATCTATTACAAACAATGGCTGGTTGTCAGAGCTTTCCAGAACAGAGGTTCCCCCACGTATCACTATTTGTGCACTGGAACCGGGTGCACCATTGCTATTGGTAATATTCAGGCCGGCAATTTTGCCATTAAGTGCATTAATAACATTGGGTGTTTTATTTTTCAGTAGCTCTTCGCCTTTAATGTCCTGTACTGCATAACCCAATGCTTTTTTCTCCTTTTTAATGCCAAATGCTGTTACCACCACATCTCCCAAAGCTTCCTGGCTGCGTACCAGGCGAATGGTTTGTTGTGCCAATGCAGAAACTACGCTGGTGGTATAACCAATGTAGCTAAAGCTTAAAGTGTCACCAATGTCACCGGCAATAGTGTACGTCCCGTTTTTACCGGTAATAGTTTTTTTACCCGTTCGCTGGTTGGTTACCGTTACCTCGGTAAGGGGTAATCCGTCATCGTCAGAGAGTATAGTTCCGAAAAGTGTTCCGTTTTGAGCAAAGGATGCTGTGGTGGAACATAGCATGACCATAAATGTCATGAGTGGTAGCAGGAGTTGCCTCATATCAGTTTATTTGTGTGATGAAAGACCTAATGAATAAAGCGTCATTAATCAGCATGCATAGAAAGCCATACCTTCATAAGTAGCGTAAAAACGCAAAAAGCAGCAGTTGGTTTAACGTAATGTAAAACAAATTATCAAAATATTGCATAAAAAATCAGAAAGGCAGTGAAACAGTGCAGGTGAGTGCGGAAGTGTGCGGTGTTAGGCTACAATAAGAGGTAAACAAGATAGCGGTAAAACAAAAAAGCCATAACAACTTGTTACAGCAGTTACGGCTTTAAATACTATTAGCGGCCGATTATAAAATATGTAAGCCTGCGTTTTTATAAGGAGCAAGCAATTCACTATCTGCACTCAGTTCGGTAATAAGCGTATCTATAGCCGATAACTGGCAAACCTGTAAACGTTGTACCGTGTTTAGTTTTTCCGAAATAGCTAACGACACTGTTTTATTGGCTGCCTGCAACATGGCCTTTTTCACTTCGATTACCTCCCATTCCAGATCGGTAATGCCATTATGGATGTCAATACTGTTGGTGCCTAAAAAACATAAGTCGGCATTAATACCTTCTAAGCGTTTAATAGCATCTGCGCCCACGGCAATCTGTGCACTTTTCAGCAATTTGTTACCTAAAAAAATCACTTCACTGTTAGGGTGGTTTAATAACTCCATGGCAGTAGGAATGCTTACGGTGATGAAAGTAGCATTCAGTTCACGGGGAAGTGCTTTTACCAGTTCCCGAATGGTAGAGCCGCCAGACAACAGCACAAACATGCCGTCTTTAATTAACGGAATGGCTTTTTGGGCAATGGTTCTTTTTTCCACTACACGATATACGTCATTAAATTGCAGTGTAAAGTGAAAGGAATTGCTCAAAGCGCCACCGTGCACTTTTATTAATTTATCTTCTTCCGACAACTCCTGTAAATCTCTTCTGATAGTATCTTCTGAAACATTCAACTGTGCACACAAATCTGACGACAAAATCTTATTATGAATGTTCAATTGTTGCATGATGTGTGCGTGACGTTCCTTTTTCAGCATACGTTTTGGTTGTTTCTTTTATAAAGTTTTTCGTAGTGTACTTTGGCGGCAGGCAGCTTTTAGCCACAGGAAGCCGCAAAGCATGGATATTGAAGACACCAATAATACGGATATTTTGGCAATGTCCTGAGTGGACTGTTCACCAAAAGCCAGTGTGGAAATGAATATAGACATGGTAAAGCCTATTCCGGCCAACAAGCCTGCACCAATCATATGCTTCCATTTTACCAGCGAGGGGAGTTGAGCATAACCTAACCTTACTACCAGAAAGCAGGCCAGGCTAATTCCCAGTGGTTTACCTATAAACAAGCCCAGCATAATGCCCCAGGAAAGGCTACTGGTAATAACTATACTCATTTGCTCCGGAAACGTAATTGCCGTATTGGCAAGTGCAAAAGCAGGAAGTATAACAAAATATACACTTTTATGTAGCCGTTGCTGCAGAGAATGGAGATGAGATGCCGGAATAAAAAAAGCAAATACTACACCTGCAACAGTAGCATGAATACCTGTGTTCAGCAGGCAATACCAAAGCAATATACCTAACAAGTAATGTATCCAGCCCGGATGTTGGTATCTTTTAAACAGAAAATATAAGGCAACTATCAACACCAACACAGCCAGTAGCCAGGCCAGTTGTAACTTCCCGC encodes the following:
- the nhaA gene encoding Na+/H+ antiporter NhaA; the protein is MKWLPSVINSRWIDPLKALLNDSRSIGIILLLCTILSLLVANTADGASWLQFWQTPFHQLEKLYLPHTLLHWLNDGGMTLFFLLAGMEIKSELVGGELSTFKKALLPIVAAIGGMLMPALIYTICNFGTVYAQGWGIPTATDIAFSLGIASLLGRKLPSSLKIFLTALAIIDDLGAIVVIALFYGGKLQLAWLLAVLVLIVALYFLFKRYQHPGWIHYLLGILLWYCLLNTGIHATVAGVVFAFFIPASHLHSLQQRLHKSVYFVILPAFALANTAITFPEQMSIVITSSLSWGIMLGLFIGKPLGISLACFLVVRLGYAQLPSLVKWKHMIGAGLLAGIGFTMSIFISTLAFGEQSTQDIAKISVLLVSSISMLCGFLWLKAACRQSTLRKTL